From Vitis vinifera cultivar Pinot Noir 40024 chromosome 3, ASM3070453v1, the proteins below share one genomic window:
- the LOC104878876 gene encoding selT-like protein, protein MDQAQFLLVGLPLFLFFSDIINLFTPLPPKPPPHHHHHRHHHQQPQPKPQSAPLDFPTQKESGIGGIGFDNTVNINLCSSCSYSHHGLHVSSHGSPKLAM, encoded by the exons ATGGATCAAGCTCAGTTTCTTCTGGTAGGGTTAcctctgtttctcttcttcTCAGACATCATAAATCTCTTCACGCCATTGCCTCCAAAGCCACCGCCGCATCATCACCATCATCGTCATCACCACCAGCAACCCCAACCCAAACCCCAATCGGCTCCTCTAGATTTCCCCACACAG AAAGAGAGTGGTATTGGAGGTATTGGCTTCGACAACACCGTCAATATTAATTTATGTTCCTCTTGTTCCTACAG CCACCACGGTCTCCATGTAAGCAGCCACGGGTCTCCAAAATTGGCCATGTAA